Proteins found in one Venturia canescens isolate UGA chromosome 8, ASM1945775v1, whole genome shotgun sequence genomic segment:
- the LOC122415149 gene encoding uncharacterized protein isoform X1, with the protein MPHTRGNEIYELFEAMAYNEVSTIDINQAITDLVKRHDICHDQSVSLNDMDELAKRLFEIADMVEKDRVELNAIFSKRVPIAIETPAKDIDLLINFARYYATLILQNRLWQNVHIEGGVWPENAVSSVYYTLSTIIQSSHIQLYLKHISFGPRIVLGGQSSIDTAMIVMADADLYSVIGTLTSERVGKRDYLDRPLWYLKKIWIQEPIKDKFVDLIDELQIKDDTSSIKSMLHAFRNRDEVLQNLGKEIHVKAFSIWSSNVVTAKNMASSAERVFLVWINSYGEIGPSVSLPWADVVHHNNIKPIEHEINLISRIDGKKTVDLFYDGAWQEPINELYWEDERKVLWASATWTDVEKCVASAENGFKKWRYFPSSKRQKCFYRLASRIQSNGDSALSRSIRVWAESPVLYGSSSSRIQDESVEIVTTREPRGVIAIACDNREELFRRIVYACVAGNSIIVVNNRVGHATAISGIEEYCDTLATCGFPPGVLNSLSFYDLPNAIEHLSKIRCIAVACTDFFTPTITGLPSYWADTRRSTDEILYAKYTRPKSVWLPLQ; encoded by the exons ATGCCACATACCAGAGGCAACGAAATATACGAATTATTTGAAGCCATGGCCTACAATGAAGTTTCGACAATTGATATAAATCAG GCTATTACTGATTTAGTAAAAAGACATGATATTTGTCACGATCAAAGTGTCTCTTTAAACGATATGGATGAGCTGGCAAAAAG gCTCTTTGAGATTGCTGATATGGTTGAAAAGGACAGAGTCGAATTGAAtgccattttctcaaaaagagTACCAATTGCCATTGAAACTCCGGCCAAGGATATTGatcttttgataaattttgcaAGATATTACGCTACTCTCATATTGCAAAACAGGCTTTGGCAAAATGTACATATTG AAGGTGGAGTGTGGCCGGAAAATGCTGTATCTTCAGTCTATTATACACTTTCTACGATCATTCAAAGTAGCCATATACAATTATATTTGAAACACATAAG TTTTGGTCCCCGCATTGTCCTGGGAGGTCAGAGCAGCATCG ACACGGCAATGATCGTGATGGCCGATGCCGATCTTTATTCGGTGATCGGAACACTGACGTCGGAGCGTGTGGGTAAAAGGGATTACCTCGATCGTCCCTTGTggtatttgaagaaaatatgGATTCAAGAACCCATAAAAGATAAATTCGTCGATTTGATCGACGAGCTGCAAATCAAAGACGATACctcttcgataaaatcgatgcTCCACGCTTTTCGAAACAGAGACGAGGTACTCCAAAACCTTGGCAAGGAAATTCACGTCAAAGCTTTCTCGATATGGTCGAGTAATGTTGTTACAGCTAAAAATATGGCAAGCTCTGCTGAACGAGTTTTTCTCGTGTGGATTAATTCTTACGGGGAAATTGGTCCGAGCGTTTCGTTGCCGTGGGCAGACGTCGTGCATCACAACAATATCAAACCGATTGAGCACGAAATAAATCTGATAAGCCgtatcgatggaaaaaaaacggtcGATCTCTTCTATGACGGTGCTTGGCAAGAGCCCATAAATGAATTATATTGGGAAGACGAGAGGAAGGTTTTATGGGCGAGTGCAACATG GACCGACGTTGAAAAGTGTGTGGCTTCAGCTGAGAATGGTTTCAAAAAATGGAGATATTTTCCAAGCAGTAAGagacaaaaatgtttttatcgcTTGGCCAGTAGGATTCAGTCGAATGG AGATTCAGCGCTATCAAGATCGATTCGAGTTTGGGCCGAATCCCCGGTGCTGTACGGATCTTCATCGTCGCGAATTCAGGACGAGAGCGTCGAGATCGTAACGACAAGAGAGCCAAGAGGTGTGATAGCGATCGCTTGCGACAATCGGGAGGAATTATTTCGTCGAATAGTTTACGCTTGTGTGGCTGGGAATTCTATAATAGTGGTGAACAACCGCGTGGGCCACGCGACGGCCATTTCCGGAATCGAGGAATACTGTGACACCCTCGCAACCTGCGGTTTTCCTCCGGGTGTTCTGAACTCATTGTCATTTTACGATTTGCCAAACGCTATCGAGCATTTGTCGAAAATTCGGTGCATCGCCGTTGCATGCACCGATTTCTTCACTCCCACCATTACGGGTTTGCCGAGTTACTGGGCCGACACCAGGCGCTCCACGGACGAAATATTATACGCAAAGTACACGCGCCCGAAGTCCGTTTGGTTGCCACTCCAATAA
- the Dic1 gene encoding mitochondrial dicarboxylate carrier yields the protein MTTEKKRLARWYFGGIASSGAACVTHPLDLLKVQLQTQQEGKVSIGKHTLNIIKKQGILALYNGLSASLLRQATYSTIRFGAYEVGKQALESSGSPVPFYQKLLLAGGAGAAGGVFGTPGDLINVRMQNDIKLPPNQRRNYKHALDGLIRVTKEEGLMKLFNGCSTATGRAALMTIGQLSFYDQIKQSMLQSGKFKDNLGTHFAASLSAGAIATTLTQPLDVLKTRAMNAKPGEFKSMWKLILYTAKLGPLGFFKGYVPAFVRLAPHTILTFVFLEQLRVNFGFNAA from the exons ATGAcgacagaaaaaaagaggCTGGCAAGATGGTACTTTGGCGGCATAGCGTCTTCCGGGGCTGCCTGTGTGACTCATCCGTTAGATCTACTCAAG GTCCAACTGCAAACACAACAGGAGGGCAAAGTGTCAATTGGAAAGCACACGttgaatattattaaaaaacagGGTATACTCGCCTTATACAATGGCCTCAGCGCTTCCTTACTTCGTCAAGCTACGTATTCCACTATCAGGTTCGGCGCTTATGAg GTTGGTAAACAAGCACTCGAAAGCTCCGGGAGCCCTGTACCGTTCTACCAAAAACTGTTACTCGCCGGTGGCGCTGGTGCTGCCGGTGGTGTTTTCGGTACACCCGGGGATCTCATAAACGTGCGAATGCAGAACGACATAAAATTGCCACCGAATCAACGTAGAAA CTACAAACATGCTTTGGACGGTTTGATTCGAGTAACCAAAGAAGAAGGTCTTATGAAACTTTTCAATGGCTGTTCAACCGCAACTGGAAGAGCAGCTCTCATGACTATCGGACAATTGTCATTTTACGATCAGATCAAGCAGTCCATGTTGCAATCAGGAAAATTCAAAGATAATCTTGGCACTCATTTTGCCGCGAGCTTATCCGCG GGAGCCATTGCCACTACACTTACACAACCATTAGACGTTCTGAAGACGAGAGCGATGAACGCAAAGCCTGGCGAATTCAAG AGTATGTGGAAGCTCATTTTGTACACAGCAAAATTGGGACCGCttggatttttcaaa GGCTATGTTCCAGCCTTTGTTCGTCTGGCTCCCCACACAATTCTCACGTTTGTATTCCTTGAACAACTGCGTGTGAATTTTGGCTTTAATGCtgcgtaa
- the Elp6 gene encoding elongator complex protein 6 — protein MTDSVCGALGIDRIDMCGKMILIEEQHGSDANFVVNSVLSGVLEKGHGICLVLFHNTFGHYHNVGMKLGYNLNVMRERGQVVVTEPMKIMADNVEDLGHDSVDAACVDLDKPRETRCRTEEDDLPDLMKLDENLVRQLFVCLRNKCHEVMKSHESVVIIVDDLSHLFDLRLSLKDVWFYVRYLRSWMQVEPTLSVCIMTHTYKADPESCQPDMIVVGLKNMAHLMVTVEPLSTGHANDISGRMNVSWRVDSIRRKYHLAEKTSYLYKLHDRHVNIFAPGSAAALS, from the coding sequence ATGACGGACTCGGTGTGCGGAGCTTTGGGCATAGACAGGATAGACATGTGTGGCAAAATGATCCTGATAGAAGAGCAACATGGAAGTGATGCAAATTTTGTGGTAAATTCGGTGTTATCGGGTGTGTTGGAAAAAGGCCATGGAATCTGCCTTGTTTTATTTCACAACACGTTCGGTCATTATCACAATGTGGGTATGAAGTTGGGTTACAACTTGAACGTAATGAGAGAACGGGGCCAGGTGGTGGTGACCGAGCCAATGAAGATAATGGCAGACAACGTAGAAGACCTGGGACACGATTCGGTGGATGCAGCATGCGTTGACCTGGATAAACCAAGGGAAACTCGTTGCAGAACTGAAGAAGACGATTTACCAGATCTAATGAAACTGGATGAGAATCTCGTTCGTCAATTATTTGTGTGTCTAAGAAACAAGTGCCACGAGGTGATGAAATCTCACGAATCGGTGGTGATAATAGTGGATGATTTAAGTCATCTGTTCGACTTGAGATTGAGCTTGAAGGACGTTTGGTTTTATGTCAGGTATTTGCGATCGTGGATGCAAGTGGAGCCCACTCTCTCTGTGTGTATTATGACTCATACTTATAAAGCAGATCCCGAGAGTTGTCAACCAGATATGATAGTCGTGGGGCTCAAAAATATGGCCCATCTTATGGTGACAGTGGAGCCTCTCAGTACGGGACATGCCAATGATATTTCTGGTCGAATGAATGTTTCGTGGCGAGTAGATTCCATAAGGAGGAAATATCATTTGGCAGAAAAAACAAGTTATTTGTACAAACTTCATGATAGACACGTTAATATTTTTGCTCCTGGGAGCGCTGCTGCTCTATCTTAA
- the lic gene encoding dual specificity mitogen-activated protein kinase kinase 6 has product MARRGKRNLKLQVSDDVPIPITPPRNLDKRTTITIGEKTFDVEADDLETLCILGRGAYGVVDKMRHKQSGTIMAVKRITATVNTQEEKRLLMDLDISMRSSACPYTVQFYGALFREGDVWICMEVMDMSLDKFYANTYKHGHSIPEDILGKIAFAVVSALDYLYSQLRVIHRDVKPSNILINREGQVKICDFGISGYLVNSVAKTIDAGCKPYMAPERIDPSGDPSHYDIRSDIWSLGISLVELATGKFPYESWGTPFEQLKQVVEDDPPKLPAGKFSPDFDEVITKCLMKDYTSRPNYSQLLELKFIREHATKDTNVSEFVGEILDLSENQQAS; this is encoded by the exons ATGGCCCGTCGGGGAAAGAGAAACCTGAAACTCCAAGTTTCCGACGACGTTCCTATACCCAT AACTCCACCTAGAAATTTGGACAAACGTACAACCATAActattggtgaaaaaacgtttgatgtGGAAGCGGATGATCTGGAAACTCTTTGTATTCTTGGGAGAGGAGCTTATGGAGTTGTGGATAAAATGCGCCACAAACAAAGTGGCACGATAATGGCAGTGAAA CGAATCACTGCGACTGTAAATACGCAAGAGGAAAAACGCTTGTTAATGGATCTTGATATATCGATGAGAAGCTCGGCGTGTCCTTACACGGTGCAATTTTATGGTGCCTTGTTCCGAGAGGGTGATGTCTGGATTTGCATGGAAGTTATGGACATGAGTCTAGATAAATTTTATGCTAATACTTATAAACATGGCCATTCGATACCCGAGGATATATTGGGAAAAATAGCCTTTGCG GTAGTGAGCGCATTGGACTACTTGTACTCCCAGTTGAGAGTAATACATAGAGATGTCAAGCCTAGCAATATATTGATAAATCGTGAAGGTCAAGTGAAAATTTGCGATTTTGGAATATCCGGTTATCTTGTTAATTCAGTAGCGAAAACCATCGATGCAGGGTGTAAACCATACATGGCT CCAGAAAGGATAGATCCTTCGGGCGACCCGTCTCACTATGACATTAGATCCGATATTTGGTCTCTGGGAATATCTCTTGTAGAACTTGCAACAGGAAAGTTTCCCTATGAATCTTGGGGCACACCTTTCGAACAATTGAAACAAGTCGTTGAAGACGACCCACCGAAATTACCGGCTGGCAAATTTTCTCCGGATTTTGATGAAGTTATAACCAAGTG TCTGATGAAAGACTACACGAGTCGACCAAATTACAGTCAACTTCTGGAGCTGAAATTCATCCGAGAGCATGCAACAAAAGATACCAACGTCTCGGAATTCGTCGGGGAAATTCTTGACTTATCAGAGAATCAGCAGGCCTCATAG
- the LOC122415151 gene encoding G patch domain and ankyrin repeat-containing protein 1 homolog, with translation MSLDAYHHSLLSTSINFKKFVRESDSNPEGDESSEKRELNFRGNEARIAYEEIINDRVGDEKKKNNRDKRRRSSHSEREKLETRDRDKPREPRKHTTRITANCVLKAVESGDLNFLERNITSVNVNISDDYGWTPLMSAAFCGNYKIVDFLLKLGANTRCRDKSGFTAGGLASKKNYSGIVALLKEKQSSSNPEASSSTVSSPRKDSDRRRKRKEFYCTICRESFKETTLKKHQTSTLHIFNTKPKLPENGYYSIPKHNKGYQMLLKKGWNEGGLGPDARGSKYPVKTVLKRDRRGFDEGARTEARVTHFGSSDTRAVASATRQPRERTLKKRDRERLLSKEARRERAFRRALS, from the coding sequence ATGTCCCTGGACGCATATCATCATTCGTTGCTATCAACGAGtataaatttcaagaaattcGTGAGGGAATCGGACAGCAATCCTGAGGGAGATGAATCGTCGGAGAagagagaattaaattttaGAGGTAACGAAGCGCGGATAGCTTACGAGGAAATTATAAATGATCGCGTAGgtgatgagaaaaagaaaaacaatcgtGATAAGCGAAGAAGGAGCTCGCATtctgagagagagaaactaGAAACGCGTGATCGCGATAAACCGAGAGAACCGCGTAAACACACTACAAGAATAACAGCAAACTGTGTTTTAAAGGCGGTTGAAAGTGGGGATTTGAACTTTTTGGAGCGTAACATAACGTCAGTGAACgtaaatatttcggatgaTTATGGGTGGACGCCGTTAATGTCAGCTGCCTTTTGTGGCAATTACAAAATCGTTGATTTTCTACTAAAATTGGGAGCAAACACACGTTGCCGCGACAAGTCTGGCTTTACAGCAGGTGGACTtgcctcaaaaaaaaattattctggtATCGTAGCATTACTAAAAGAGAAACAATCGTCAAGCAACCCGGAAGCTTCGTCGTCTACAGTATCCAGTCCTCGAAAAGATTCGGATagaaggaggaaaagaaaggaaTTCTATTGCACCATTTGCAGAGAAAGTTTTAAAGAAACAACCTTAAAAAAGCACCAAACTTCAACTTTACATATTTTCAATACAAAGCCAAAATTGCCGGAGAACGGATATTATTCAATTCCAAAGCATAACAAAGGTtaccaaatgttgctgaaaaaaggctgGAACGAAGGAGGTCTTGGGCCTGATGCTAGGGGCTCTAAATATCCAGTGAAAACAGTGCTCAAAAGAGATCGAAGAGGCTTCGACGAAGGTGCTAGGACCGAGGCTAGGGTGACACATTTTGGAAGCAGTGATACCAGAGCAGTTGCTTCTGCAACGAGACAACCGAGAGAAAGAACCCTTAAaaaaagagacagagagagattGCTCAGCAAAGAAGCAAGACGGGAGAGAGCTTTTAGGAGAGCTTTGTCCTAA
- the LOC122415150 gene encoding uncharacterized protein isoform X1, translating to MGTASSRAGNYMTLNPEQQALIKQVWIDIENNPQAHGSVFFMGFCETHPQYTKYFTSDSQVPLTFDARTNAKFTVIMETMGYLLLDFHKKPKQLDRIIGYIAMIHKDMSLARSDMLNFCEHLLNYLTVTFPLAMTPECLEVTTRYMNHLMAELSQKIEDFQNEESTRYFENAAKYRNPCGSWLLCTDNLIYGQTLDYWKQRKVRWEELLEDWRIKETSAVQVPKNSSTEDEETSMIKSKTEDEISEFAESTARLLESHGIPRTTRIDTKSRSLMKEIQEPRQKFGAVRLTDQEAKSKIKPNSDTLPENSVSTYKTPRERRRSNFSARMVRMASLVDEKTKSSLRMSAEFPDSMELKVPTKGQKMNLLARERRRTTLAHPTHFPASDES from the exons ATGGGAACTGCCTCCAGCCGAGCTGGCAATTATATGACATTAAACCCGGAACAACAAGCTCTCATAAAGCAAGTTTGGATCGATATTGAGAATAATCCTCAAGCCCATGGGAGTGTTTTTTTCATGGG ATTTTGCGAGACTCATCCTCAATACACGAAATATTTTACGAGCGATTCCCAAGTTCCCTTGACGTTTGATGCTCGTACAAATGCCAAGTTCACAGTAATTATGGAAACGATGGGCTATTTGTTGCTCGACTTTCACAAAAAGCCTAAACAGTTGGATCGGATAATCGGTTACATAGCAATGATACACAAAGACATGAGTCTCGCGAGGTCAGATATGTTG AATTTCTGCGAgcatttattgaattatttaacAGTGACTTTTCCTCTGGCGATGACCCCCGAATGTCTGGAGGTCACGACACGATATATGAACCATTTGATGGCTGAGCTATCtcagaaaattgaagattttcAGAATGAAGAATCAACGAGATACTTCGAAAATGCTGCCAAATACAGAAAT CCTTGTGGCTCGTGGCTGTTATGCACTGACAATTTGATCTACGGTCAAACATTGGATTATTGGAAGCAAAGAAAAGTTCGTTGGGAGGAACTCCTCGAAGATTGGAGAATCAAAGAAACGTCAGCTGTTCAAGTACCAAAAAATTCCTCGACCGAAGACGAGGAAACTTCGATGATAAAATCCAAAACTGAGGACGAGATTTCTGAGTTCGCAGAATCGACTGCTCGCCTTTTAGAGTCTCACGGAATACCACGAACGACGAGAATCGACACGAAGTCGCGA TCACTGATGAAAGAGATTCAAGAGCCGAGGCAAAAATTCGGGGCTGTGAGGTTGACCGACCAGGAAGCAAAGAGCAAGATCAAACCGAACAGTGACACGCTCCCCGAAAATTCAGTGTCGACTTACAAAACTCCTCGTGAGAGAAGAAGAAGTAATTTTTCTGCAAGAATGGTGAGAATGGCGAGTTTGGTCGACGAAAAGACGAAAAGTTCGTTGCGAATGAGCGCCGAATTTCCGGATTCCATGGAGCTCAAGGTTCCCACTAAAGgccaaaaaatgaatttgttggCACGTGAGCGACGAAGAACGACGCTGGCGCATCCCACTCATTTCCCGGCCTCTGACGAAAGTTAG
- the LOC122415149 gene encoding uncharacterized protein isoform X2 — MVEKDRVELNAIFSKRVPIAIETPAKDIDLLINFARYYATLILQNRLWQNVHIEGGVWPENAVSSVYYTLSTIIQSSHIQLYLKHISFGPRIVLGGQSSIDTAMIVMADADLYSVIGTLTSERVGKRDYLDRPLWYLKKIWIQEPIKDKFVDLIDELQIKDDTSSIKSMLHAFRNRDEVLQNLGKEIHVKAFSIWSSNVVTAKNMASSAERVFLVWINSYGEIGPSVSLPWADVVHHNNIKPIEHEINLISRIDGKKTVDLFYDGAWQEPINELYWEDERKVLWASATWTDVEKCVASAENGFKKWRYFPSSKRQKCFYRLASRIQSNGDSALSRSIRVWAESPVLYGSSSSRIQDESVEIVTTREPRGVIAIACDNREELFRRIVYACVAGNSIIVVNNRVGHATAISGIEEYCDTLATCGFPPGVLNSLSFYDLPNAIEHLSKIRCIAVACTDFFTPTITGLPSYWADTRRSTDEILYAKYTRPKSVWLPLQ, encoded by the exons ATGGTTGAAAAGGACAGAGTCGAATTGAAtgccattttctcaaaaagagTACCAATTGCCATTGAAACTCCGGCCAAGGATATTGatcttttgataaattttgcaAGATATTACGCTACTCTCATATTGCAAAACAGGCTTTGGCAAAATGTACATATTG AAGGTGGAGTGTGGCCGGAAAATGCTGTATCTTCAGTCTATTATACACTTTCTACGATCATTCAAAGTAGCCATATACAATTATATTTGAAACACATAAG TTTTGGTCCCCGCATTGTCCTGGGAGGTCAGAGCAGCATCG ACACGGCAATGATCGTGATGGCCGATGCCGATCTTTATTCGGTGATCGGAACACTGACGTCGGAGCGTGTGGGTAAAAGGGATTACCTCGATCGTCCCTTGTggtatttgaagaaaatatgGATTCAAGAACCCATAAAAGATAAATTCGTCGATTTGATCGACGAGCTGCAAATCAAAGACGATACctcttcgataaaatcgatgcTCCACGCTTTTCGAAACAGAGACGAGGTACTCCAAAACCTTGGCAAGGAAATTCACGTCAAAGCTTTCTCGATATGGTCGAGTAATGTTGTTACAGCTAAAAATATGGCAAGCTCTGCTGAACGAGTTTTTCTCGTGTGGATTAATTCTTACGGGGAAATTGGTCCGAGCGTTTCGTTGCCGTGGGCAGACGTCGTGCATCACAACAATATCAAACCGATTGAGCACGAAATAAATCTGATAAGCCgtatcgatggaaaaaaaacggtcGATCTCTTCTATGACGGTGCTTGGCAAGAGCCCATAAATGAATTATATTGGGAAGACGAGAGGAAGGTTTTATGGGCGAGTGCAACATG GACCGACGTTGAAAAGTGTGTGGCTTCAGCTGAGAATGGTTTCAAAAAATGGAGATATTTTCCAAGCAGTAAGagacaaaaatgtttttatcgcTTGGCCAGTAGGATTCAGTCGAATGG AGATTCAGCGCTATCAAGATCGATTCGAGTTTGGGCCGAATCCCCGGTGCTGTACGGATCTTCATCGTCGCGAATTCAGGACGAGAGCGTCGAGATCGTAACGACAAGAGAGCCAAGAGGTGTGATAGCGATCGCTTGCGACAATCGGGAGGAATTATTTCGTCGAATAGTTTACGCTTGTGTGGCTGGGAATTCTATAATAGTGGTGAACAACCGCGTGGGCCACGCGACGGCCATTTCCGGAATCGAGGAATACTGTGACACCCTCGCAACCTGCGGTTTTCCTCCGGGTGTTCTGAACTCATTGTCATTTTACGATTTGCCAAACGCTATCGAGCATTTGTCGAAAATTCGGTGCATCGCCGTTGCATGCACCGATTTCTTCACTCCCACCATTACGGGTTTGCCGAGTTACTGGGCCGACACCAGGCGCTCCACGGACGAAATATTATACGCAAAGTACACGCGCCCGAAGTCCGTTTGGTTGCCACTCCAATAA
- the Pdrg1 gene encoding p53 and DNA damage-regulated protein 1 has protein sequence MNDQLRMLNHLRQVESKAAEILTDKQEVIDLDKRRNDDRVGMRALQKEHHDKTWITVGPILLKMDTKKAEELLVKDQKECDIAVNKIRSDLKVKVNELRDLEHNPPVPGLMLKPMSYKEMSAINQLSGKSL, from the exons ATGAACGACCAACTGCGAATGTTGAATCATTTGAGACAGGTAGAATCCAAAGCCGCTGAAATTCTGACCGATAAACAAGAGGTGATTGACCTTGACAAACGACGAAACGACGATCGGGTTGGGATGCGAGCTTTGCAGAAAGAACACCACGATAAAACTTGGATTACCGTGGGACCGATATTGCTTAAAATGGATACTAAGAAAGCTGAGGAATTGCTCGTCAAAG ATCAAAAAGAATGTGACATTGCGGTCAACAAAATACGAAGTGATCTCAAAGTGAAGGTCAACGAACTACGCGATTTGGAGCACAATCCACCGGTTCCTGGGCTCATGCTGAAACCCATGTCGTACAAGGAGATGTCAGCAATTAATCAGCTATCCGGAAAAAGTCTATGA
- the LOC122415150 gene encoding uncharacterized protein isoform X2 produces MGVFFSWADRFCETHPQYTKYFTSDSQVPLTFDARTNAKFTVIMETMGYLLLDFHKKPKQLDRIIGYIAMIHKDMSLARSDMLNFCEHLLNYLTVTFPLAMTPECLEVTTRYMNHLMAELSQKIEDFQNEESTRYFENAAKYRNPCGSWLLCTDNLIYGQTLDYWKQRKVRWEELLEDWRIKETSAVQVPKNSSTEDEETSMIKSKTEDEISEFAESTARLLESHGIPRTTRIDTKSRSLMKEIQEPRQKFGAVRLTDQEAKSKIKPNSDTLPENSVSTYKTPRERRRSNFSARMVRMASLVDEKTKSSLRMSAEFPDSMELKVPTKGQKMNLLARERRRTTLAHPTHFPASDES; encoded by the exons ATGGGAGTGTTTTTTTCATGGG CCGACAGATTTTGCGAGACTCATCCTCAATACACGAAATATTTTACGAGCGATTCCCAAGTTCCCTTGACGTTTGATGCTCGTACAAATGCCAAGTTCACAGTAATTATGGAAACGATGGGCTATTTGTTGCTCGACTTTCACAAAAAGCCTAAACAGTTGGATCGGATAATCGGTTACATAGCAATGATACACAAAGACATGAGTCTCGCGAGGTCAGATATGTTG AATTTCTGCGAgcatttattgaattatttaacAGTGACTTTTCCTCTGGCGATGACCCCCGAATGTCTGGAGGTCACGACACGATATATGAACCATTTGATGGCTGAGCTATCtcagaaaattgaagattttcAGAATGAAGAATCAACGAGATACTTCGAAAATGCTGCCAAATACAGAAAT CCTTGTGGCTCGTGGCTGTTATGCACTGACAATTTGATCTACGGTCAAACATTGGATTATTGGAAGCAAAGAAAAGTTCGTTGGGAGGAACTCCTCGAAGATTGGAGAATCAAAGAAACGTCAGCTGTTCAAGTACCAAAAAATTCCTCGACCGAAGACGAGGAAACTTCGATGATAAAATCCAAAACTGAGGACGAGATTTCTGAGTTCGCAGAATCGACTGCTCGCCTTTTAGAGTCTCACGGAATACCACGAACGACGAGAATCGACACGAAGTCGCGA TCACTGATGAAAGAGATTCAAGAGCCGAGGCAAAAATTCGGGGCTGTGAGGTTGACCGACCAGGAAGCAAAGAGCAAGATCAAACCGAACAGTGACACGCTCCCCGAAAATTCAGTGTCGACTTACAAAACTCCTCGTGAGAGAAGAAGAAGTAATTTTTCTGCAAGAATGGTGAGAATGGCGAGTTTGGTCGACGAAAAGACGAAAAGTTCGTTGCGAATGAGCGCCGAATTTCCGGATTCCATGGAGCTCAAGGTTCCCACTAAAGgccaaaaaatgaatttgttggCACGTGAGCGACGAAGAACGACGCTGGCGCATCCCACTCATTTCCCGGCCTCTGACGAAAGTTAG